A stretch of the Rhinoderma darwinii isolate aRhiDar2 chromosome 3, aRhiDar2.hap1, whole genome shotgun sequence genome encodes the following:
- the LOC142748295 gene encoding volume-regulated anion channel subunit LRRC8C-like has protein sequence MILIAELKHFTAQNPSLRILKPWWDVISDYFNLAMLVVSVFSSTLQASSEKMLCVPTPPSPLAETVINLTSIHGVQSYFFTSGHKTKLDLQYYFMINQWCYRHVVPDYSRFFPYLILVNSIFFLITSNFWFKFPGTRSKIEQFITVLGMCLGSPWTIKALSRTVHEETKIHVAPLETKEEAPRPISPSSPRLGTIGQPVITEQAEDQPKPVRKQVRFHLEELGRPHITSRRSKKFIKAVTGKITPVTILEKKEGEEAKALFERVRNFHLHTEQKSLLYHTYKMQAIFRLLQATVFFSFITYHTPYMKYEFHCVEPQNITGYTDFYCIYVLWRMFTMLSIIYLLVLFIYTFICIYTVYWIFCFQLQEYSFEIIRKESRIDDIPDVMNDFAFLLHLIDQYDKLYAWKFAVFLSDVSETKLNQLNMNNYWTQEKLRQRLSINSDGKTELRLPILPGIPEQLYQIAEVEVLKLEKIKSTTLIGDVSNLRLLKELWITNCNIKVETPALEFLKKNLHILRVNFRNPDEIPSWMYNLSSIRELHINFHFQLDDKAIIALQSFKELTKLKFLFLKLHTSSIPSTIIRLAQTLESLTIHNYDIKLSSVYILKKFLNLRELRLNHCQLDHIPSSIFSLVKLREVDFSNNNLTFMGELASLQQLKNLVSLYLSNNNISSVPLHIARVSSLEKLYINNNQLTSISSAVFKLTKLSCLDVSYNEIHFLPAEIGKLVDLKYLSISYNKLTFLPDQLFSCTKLQTLMLSHNNISIISSHIGGLTQLNYLDLVENQLEKLPTELEKCNYLKRNQLLVEREIFDTLPYEVRERMNTKNGSNSQLDLSSED, from the exons ATGATTCTTATAGCTGAACTCAAGCATTTCACTGCACAGAACCCTTCTCTGCGGATCTTAAAACCATGGTGGGACGTCATTTCTGATTACTTCAATCTCGCAATGCTTGTGGTGTCTGTGTTCTCCTCCACTTTGCAG GCCTCTAGTGAGAAAATGCTCTGTGTTCCTACGCCGCCTAGTCCTCTAGCAGAAACAGTTATTAATCTTACCTCAATCCATGGAGTTCAGAGTTACTTTTTCACATCAGGGCACAAGACCAAACTAGATTTACAATACTATTTCATGATCAACCAATGGTGCTATAGGCATGTGGTCCCAGATTATTCACGGTTCTTTCCATATCTTATCTTGGTtaactcaattttttttttaattaccagCAATTTTTGGTTTAAATTTCCTGGGACACGTTCAAAGATTGAACAATTTATCACTGTTCTTGGAATGTGTCTAGGTTCTCCTTGGACCATCAAAGCACTTTCACGGACAGTGCATGAAGAGACAAAGATTCATGTGGCTCCATTAGAAACTAAGGAAGAAGCTCCTAGACCCATTAGTCCATCTTCTCCTAGGCTTGGAACCATAGGACAACCCGTAATTACAGAACAAGCTGAAGACCAACCAAAGCCAGTACGAAAACAAGTTCGTTTCCATTTGGAAGAACTTGGGagaccacacataacatctagaAGGTCCAAGAAGTTCATTAAAGCTGTAACAGGCAAAATAACCCCTGTGACAATTCTTGAAAAGAAAGAAGGAGAAGAGGCAAAGGCTCTTTTTGAAAGGGTTAGAAATTTCCATCTTCACACAGAGCAGAAAAGCCTACTTTATCATACTTACAAGATGCAAGCAATTTTCAGACTGCTGCAAGCAAcagtttttttctcatttataaCTTATCATACACCATATATGAAATATGAATTCCATTGTGTGGAGCCACAAAACATTACGGGGTACACAGATTTctactgtatttatgtgctgtggaGAATGTTTACCATGTTGTCCATTATCTATCTCTTAGTACTTTTCATCTACACCTTTATATGtatctatactgtatactggATCTTCTGTTTCCAGTTACAAGAATATTCCTTTGAAATTATCCGGAAAGAGTCAAGAATAGATGACAtccctgatgtaatgaatgactttgCTTTTCTTCTTCATTTGATCGATCAATACGATAAGCTTTACGCATGGAAGTTTGCAGTCTTCCTATCAGATGTCAGTGAAACCAAGCTGAATCAACTTAACATGAACAACTACTGGACCCAAGAGAAACTTAGGCAGCGGTTAAGTATCAACTCAGACGGCAAGACTGAGCTTCGGTTACCAATACTCCCCGGGATCCCAGAACAGCTCTACCAGATAGCAGAAGTTGAGGTCCTAAAACTTGAAAAGATAAAAAGTACGACTTTAATAGGTGATGTATCCAACCTGAGGTTGCTGAAGGAACTCTGGATCACTAACTGTAATATAAAGGTAGAAACACCAGCACTAGAATTTTTGAAGAAGAACCTACACATCTTGAGAGTGAATTTCAGAAATCCAGATGAGATTCCGTCTTGGATGTACAACCTATCATCTATTCGGGAGCTACACATCAATTTTCACTTTCAGTTGGATGATAAGGCCATTATTGCCTTACAGTCCTTTAAGGAACTTACAAAGCTCAAGTTTCTTTTCCTCAAACTGCACACATCTTCCATCCCTTCAACTATAATACGTTTGGCTCAAACTCTTGAAAGTCTTACAATTCATAATTATGATATTAAACTGTCTTCTGTCTACATCTTGAAAAAGTTTCTAAATCTTAGAGAGCTGAGACTCAACCATTGCCAGTTGGATCACATACCCAGTTCTATATTCAGTCTAGTCAAGCTCCGGGAGGTAGACTTCAGCAATAACAACCTGACTTTCATGGGGGAACTAGCCAGCCTACAGCAACTGAAGAATCTAGTCTCGTTGTATCTTTCCAATAATAACATCTCCTCTGTTCCCCTTCACATTGCTAGAGTATCTAGTCTTGAGAAgctgtatataaataataatcaacTGACATCCATCTCTTCTGCAGTCTTCAAGCTGACCAAGTTGTCCTGTTTGGATGTGTCGTATAATGAGATCCACTTTCTTCCTGCAGAGATTGGGAAACTTGTTGACCTGAAGTACCTCTCGATATCTTATAACAAGTTGACCTTCCTCCCTGATCAACTTTTCTCCTGCACAAAGCTTCAGACTCTGATGCTTTCTCATAACAACATTTCTATCATTTCATCACATATTGGAGGGTTAACCCAATTAAACTACCTGGATCTGGTGGAGAATCAACTGGAAAAACTACCCACAGAGCTCGAAAAGTGCAACTACTTAAAAAGGAATCAGCTGTTGGTTGAGAGGGAGATCTTTGACACCCTGCCCTATGAAGTGAGAGAAAGGATGAACACCAAGAATGGTTCT AATTCACAACTGGACTTAAGCAGTGAAGATTAG